In the genome of Eggerthella sp. YY7918, one region contains:
- the thiI gene encoding tRNA uracil 4-sulfurtransferase ThiI — protein MTDYQRICLVHYHEIGLKGHNRASFEMRLLKNLGALTQDFPVVTIHRIAGRLLVFLREGTDWETAKQVADLMRNVPGVARVSCGFKCARDLDVMSQVAIAALAEAGEFATFKVAARRNHTDFATGSMDMNQIVGAALCEAYPEKQVKMKNPDVVVGVEVVQNASYVYARSLRGVGGLPVGSSGKVVSLLSSGIDSPVATWKLARRGAVCIGVHFSGRPQTSDASEYLVDDIARVLEKTGCIARVYTVPFGDYQREIALTVPPALRVIMYRRLMFKVAEAIARQEGAGALVTGESLGQVASQTLDNIRCTDAAVDLPVFRPLIGTDKLEIIAEAERLGSFEISSQDAPDCCTLFMPRAPETHAKLPVVLEAEAALPLEQWIPELVAAAEIRDYACPAYKPKKRQR, from the coding sequence ATGACCGACTATCAACGCATCTGCCTCGTGCACTACCATGAAATTGGCCTCAAGGGGCACAATCGTGCTTCGTTCGAGATGCGGTTGCTGAAAAACCTCGGGGCGCTTACGCAGGACTTTCCCGTGGTTACCATTCATCGTATCGCGGGGCGTCTGCTGGTGTTTCTGCGTGAGGGAACCGACTGGGAAACCGCAAAACAAGTGGCTGATCTCATGAGGAATGTGCCTGGTGTGGCGCGGGTGTCGTGCGGGTTTAAGTGCGCGCGCGATCTTGATGTGATGTCCCAGGTAGCGATTGCGGCGCTTGCCGAGGCGGGGGAGTTTGCCACCTTCAAGGTGGCGGCGCGACGCAACCACACCGACTTCGCTACCGGCTCGATGGACATGAACCAAATCGTCGGTGCGGCGCTGTGCGAAGCGTACCCGGAAAAACAGGTAAAAATGAAAAACCCCGACGTTGTTGTGGGGGTTGAAGTGGTGCAGAATGCGTCGTATGTCTATGCGCGTTCGTTGCGAGGCGTTGGCGGCTTGCCTGTGGGAAGCTCGGGCAAGGTAGTGAGCCTGCTATCAAGCGGCATCGATTCGCCGGTAGCCACGTGGAAGCTTGCTCGACGGGGTGCGGTGTGCATCGGGGTGCACTTTTCGGGCCGTCCGCAGACCTCGGATGCGAGCGAATATTTGGTTGACGACATTGCGCGCGTCCTTGAGAAAACGGGCTGCATCGCGCGTGTCTATACGGTACCCTTCGGCGATTATCAGCGCGAAATTGCGCTCACGGTACCGCCCGCGCTGCGCGTTATCATGTATCGCCGACTTATGTTCAAGGTAGCTGAAGCAATCGCTCGTCAAGAGGGAGCGGGTGCGCTTGTGACGGGGGAGAGCCTCGGTCAGGTAGCCTCGCAGACGCTCGACAATATACGTTGCACCGATGCCGCGGTCGACCTGCCCGTATTCAGGCCGCTCATCGGTACCGATAAACTCGAAATTATTGCTGAAGCCGAGCGTCTGGGTTCGTTTGAAATATCCTCGCAAGATGCGCCTGACTGTTGCACGCTCTTTATGCCGCGCGCACCCGAAACGCACGCGAAGTTGCCGGTTGTGCTTGAAGCCGAGGCGGCGCTGCCCCTCGAGCAATGGATTCCAGAACTTGTGGCTGCTGCCGAAATTCGCGACTATGCCTGTCCGGCTTATAAGCCCAAGAAGCGACAGCGCTAG
- a CDS encoding DNA-directed RNA polymerase subunit omega, whose product MSIIEPKIDVLLDQADNDRFLLCALASKRAHDINDMMRGQRDRAIQLQTAVEIARAADKKPLSLAFTEIARGEVSYDPASIDVKNH is encoded by the coding sequence ATGAGTATTATTGAACCGAAAATCGATGTACTGCTGGATCAGGCAGATAACGACCGATTTCTTCTCTGTGCTCTCGCGTCGAAGCGTGCGCACGACATTAACGACATGATGCGCGGTCAGCGCGACCGTGCCATCCAGCTGCAAACGGCTGTTGAAATTGCGCGCGCGGCTGATAAAAAGCCTCTGTCGCTTGCTTTTACCGAGATTGCTCGCGGCGAAGTGTCATACGATCCTGCGTCGATTGACGTAAAGAATCATTAA
- the gmk gene encoding guanylate kinase yields the protein MRHGNLFVISGPSGAGKGTLVARLMHDVPDTWVSRSVTTRLPRAGEVDGVQYRFLSDSEFQDLVESDGLLEWATYGGNRYGTPRATVEEHIANGDQVILEIDVQGAFQVREKLPSAHLIFIEPPSLAVLEARLRGRGTETDEQIAARMEAAKVELSRKMEYDIRLVNDDLEEAACALAAYVNEQAEKIRG from the coding sequence ATGCGTCACGGAAATCTGTTTGTGATTTCAGGGCCATCAGGTGCCGGTAAAGGCACGCTGGTGGCCCGTCTTATGCATGATGTACCCGATACGTGGGTTTCTCGTTCGGTGACCACTCGACTGCCGCGCGCCGGTGAAGTGGATGGCGTGCAGTACCGGTTTCTTTCCGATAGTGAGTTTCAGGACTTGGTGGAAAGTGATGGATTGTTGGAATGGGCTACCTACGGGGGTAATCGGTATGGGACACCTCGCGCGACCGTTGAAGAGCATATCGCCAACGGTGACCAGGTAATTCTGGAGATTGACGTTCAGGGTGCGTTTCAAGTGCGCGAAAAACTCCCCTCAGCTCATTTGATTTTCATCGAACCTCCTTCGCTTGCCGTGCTTGAGGCGCGTTTGCGCGGACGTGGCACCGAGACCGATGAACAAATAGCGGCTCGTATGGAGGCTGCAAAGGTGGAGCTTTCCCGTAAAATGGAGTATGATATACGGCTTGTGAACGACGATTTAGAAGAAGCTGCCTGTGCTTTGGCAGCGTATGTAAACGAACAAGCCGAGAAAATACGAGGTTGA
- the mihF gene encoding integration host factor, actinobacterial type, with the protein MAIPQLSPEERQAALEKAKAARIKRAQVRDDLKSGKLTLEKVLGMKNDPVVGRMKVSTLIETLPGYGKAKAEKIMKELQIAESRRLRGLGERQQTALLERLG; encoded by the coding sequence ATGGCTATTCCTCAACTCAGCCCTGAAGAGCGTCAGGCGGCTTTGGAGAAGGCGAAGGCGGCTCGCATCAAGCGCGCTCAGGTTCGCGACGATCTGAAGTCAGGTAAGCTCACCCTCGAGAAGGTTCTCGGGATGAAGAACGATCCCGTGGTTGGGCGTATGAAGGTTTCCACCCTTATCGAGACGCTTCCCGGCTATGGCAAGGCTAAGGCTGAGAAAATCATGAAGGAACTCCAGATCGCTGAGAGCCGCCGTCTGCGCGGTTTGGGCGAGCGTCAGCAGACCGCTCTGCTGGAGCGCCTGGGCTAA
- the pyrF gene encoding orotidine-5'-phosphate decarboxylase translates to MVSSFEQIPAKERVIVALDCGIEEAFDLADQLQGKATWMKVGMTLFYANGPAIVYALKERGFKVFLDLKFHDIPHQVEGAAYAAAGSGADMLTMHTVGGVDMMAAAQKGAERAAAEYGHEVPATLGITVLTSMNDAALAETGVSRAMADQVVVLAEQAKRAGISGVVASPQEAARLREILGPDAYIVTPGVRPAGAAKGDQSRVATPAEAFANGASHIVVGRPITQASDPAAAFEAICAEL, encoded by the coding sequence ATGGTAAGTTCGTTCGAGCAGATCCCCGCGAAGGAGCGCGTGATTGTCGCGCTCGACTGTGGCATCGAGGAGGCCTTTGACCTCGCCGACCAGCTACAGGGCAAGGCCACGTGGATGAAGGTGGGCATGACACTCTTCTATGCGAACGGCCCCGCCATTGTCTACGCTCTCAAGGAGCGCGGCTTCAAAGTGTTCCTCGACCTCAAGTTCCACGACATCCCGCACCAGGTGGAAGGCGCGGCCTACGCCGCCGCCGGCAGTGGGGCAGATATGTTGACCATGCATACCGTGGGCGGTGTCGACATGATGGCAGCGGCCCAGAAGGGTGCCGAGCGCGCTGCGGCCGAGTACGGCCACGAGGTGCCCGCAACCTTGGGCATCACGGTGCTCACCAGCATGAACGACGCGGCGCTCGCTGAAACAGGCGTCAGCCGCGCTATGGCCGACCAGGTGGTCGTGCTCGCCGAGCAGGCCAAGCGTGCTGGCATTTCCGGCGTGGTGGCCTCGCCGCAGGAAGCTGCGCGTTTGCGCGAGATTCTTGGGCCGGATGCCTACATCGTCACCCCTGGTGTGCGTCCCGCGGGCGCGGCCAAGGGCGACCAAAGCCGCGTGGCCACTCCGGCCGAGGCGTTCGCCAACGGCGCGTCGCACATCGTGGTGGGCCGCCCCATCACGCAGGCGAGCGACCCAGCAGCAGCGTTTGAGGCTATCTGCGCAGAGCTTTAG
- a CDS encoding dihydroorotate dehydrogenase: MELTETLLPWTTAPTTVQMAVNLGGLAMKNPVTVASGTFAAGREYGDFVDVTALGAVTTKGVSLNGWAGNASPRIAETPSGMLNSIGLQNPGVAHLKEHDLPWLHEREATVIVNVSGHSYDEYVQVIEALEEAPVDAYEVNISCPNVDAGGMTIGTCTTSVQEVVSRCRAATKRPLIVKLTPNVTDITEIARAAEAAGADALSLINTLMGMAIDAERRRPQLARGVGGLSGPAVKPVALRMVWECHKAVQVPLLGMGGITTATDAVEFMLAGATVVAVGTANFVNPHATVEIIDGIAQYCERHGIADVNELIGALEW; this comes from the coding sequence ATGGAACTCACCGAAACCCTGCTGCCGTGGACAACGGCTCCCACCACCGTGCAGATGGCCGTGAACCTGGGCGGTCTCGCCATGAAAAACCCGGTCACCGTGGCCTCGGGCACGTTCGCTGCGGGCCGCGAGTACGGTGACTTCGTTGATGTGACCGCCCTCGGCGCCGTCACCACCAAGGGTGTGTCCCTGAACGGTTGGGCGGGCAACGCAAGCCCCCGCATCGCCGAAACGCCCAGCGGCATGCTCAACTCCATCGGCCTACAAAACCCCGGCGTCGCGCACCTCAAAGAGCACGACTTGCCGTGGTTGCACGAGCGCGAAGCCACCGTTATCGTAAACGTGTCCGGTCACAGCTACGACGAATACGTGCAGGTCATCGAGGCACTCGAAGAAGCCCCGGTGGACGCCTACGAGGTGAACATCTCGTGTCCGAATGTGGACGCCGGTGGCATGACCATCGGCACGTGCACCACCAGCGTGCAGGAAGTGGTGTCCCGCTGCCGCGCCGCCACCAAGCGTCCGCTCATCGTGAAGCTCACGCCCAATGTCACCGACATCACTGAGATCGCTCGCGCCGCAGAAGCCGCTGGCGCCGACGCACTCTCGCTCATCAACACGCTCATGGGCATGGCCATCGATGCGGAGCGCCGCCGCCCGCAGCTCGCGCGCGGCGTGGGCGGGCTTTCCGGTCCGGCTGTAAAGCCGGTGGCACTGCGCATGGTGTGGGAATGCCACAAGGCTGTCCAGGTGCCGCTGCTCGGCATGGGCGGCATCACAACCGCCACCGACGCAGTGGAATTCATGCTGGCCGGAGCCACCGTCGTGGCTGTGGGCACCGCGAATTTCGTGAATCCGCACGCTACGGTTGAAATCATCGACGGAATAGCGCAGTATTGCGAACGGCACGGCATTGCAGACGTCAACGAGCTGATAGGAGCGTTGGAATGGTAA
- a CDS encoding dihydroorotate dehydrogenase electron transfer subunit — MALVNERARILENTCVGPNLYVMRLLSPTIATTLEPGQFVHMKIPGMEAHILRRPFSVYSCDRSARTLEILYQAVGFGSGHMRLLDPDVNACPAGLSSAECAALESVELMGPVGRAWQPPEGTRRALLVGGGVGAAPLFMLAESLVNAGVRTDVVLGAQTQAALSCRERYEALLAMAPACENAPRCATDDGSFGREGFCTSLVEEALAEAKAAGEPYDYLAVCGPEPLMKIVAAMAAEAGVPCEVSMERRMACGIGACLSCVVDTTDGKQRACVDGPVFDAKKVIW; from the coding sequence GTGGCTCTTGTCAACGAACGGGCGCGCATTCTGGAGAACACGTGCGTCGGCCCGAACCTGTACGTCATGCGCCTCTTGTCGCCAACCATCGCGACAACGCTCGAACCGGGGCAGTTCGTGCACATGAAAATCCCGGGCATGGAGGCGCACATTCTGCGTCGTCCCTTCTCGGTGTACTCGTGCGATCGGTCCGCCCGCACGCTTGAGATCCTCTACCAGGCGGTCGGCTTCGGCAGCGGGCACATGCGCCTGCTCGACCCGGACGTGAACGCCTGCCCGGCGGGGCTTTCGTCGGCCGAGTGCGCGGCGCTCGAATCCGTCGAGCTCATGGGCCCCGTGGGTCGCGCCTGGCAGCCTCCGGAGGGTACGCGCCGCGCGCTCCTCGTGGGCGGCGGCGTGGGTGCAGCGCCGCTCTTCATGCTGGCCGAAAGCCTTGTGAACGCCGGCGTGCGCACGGATGTGGTGCTGGGTGCCCAGACCCAAGCCGCGCTTTCGTGCCGCGAGCGCTATGAGGCACTCCTGGCCATGGCTCCTGCCTGCGAAAACGCCCCCCGCTGCGCCACCGACGACGGCAGCTTCGGCCGCGAAGGCTTCTGCACCTCGCTCGTGGAAGAGGCCCTCGCCGAAGCCAAGGCCGCAGGTGAACCCTATGACTACCTGGCCGTCTGCGGCCCCGAACCCCTCATGAAAATCGTTGCCGCTATGGCCGCCGAGGCCGGCGTGCCCTGCGAGGTGTCGATGGAACGCCGCATGGCCTGCGGCATCGGCGCGTGCCTGTCGTGTGTGGTGGACACCACCGACGGCAAGCAGCGCGCCTGCGTGGATGGCCCCGTGTTCGACGCGAAGAAGGTGATCTGGTAA
- a CDS encoding helix-turn-helix domain-containing protein, with translation MLSENIKALRKAKGLSQEELAIKLNVVRQTVSKWEKGLSVPDSDLLISLSEALEAPVSTLLGEQIIEPKADDLKAISEKLEVINLQFAQRKATRQKVIHGLFISLCAAIVILFAFFVAEPSPYLGWNYNDPETAVFGAVFHVFEWLFVRLAPLVLIGAIIGVVLTRKNA, from the coding sequence ATGCTCAGCGAAAATATCAAGGCACTGAGAAAAGCAAAAGGTCTTTCGCAAGAAGAGCTCGCCATCAAGTTGAACGTGGTGAGACAAACGGTCTCAAAGTGGGAGAAGGGGTTGTCCGTTCCCGATTCCGATCTGCTGATTTCTCTATCGGAAGCGCTTGAGGCGCCGGTCAGCACGCTGCTTGGCGAGCAAATAATCGAACCGAAAGCCGATGACCTCAAAGCCATTTCCGAAAAACTGGAGGTCATCAACCTACAGTTTGCGCAAAGGAAGGCCACACGGCAAAAGGTTATTCACGGGCTGTTTATCTCGTTGTGTGCGGCCATCGTGATACTCTTTGCGTTTTTTGTAGCAGAACCGAGTCCTTACCTGGGTTGGAATTACAACGACCCTGAAACAGCCGTTTTTGGTGCAGTGTTCCACGTCTTTGAGTGGCTATTTGTGCGGCTTGCACCGCTTGTCCTTATCGGAGCAATCATCGGCGTTGTCCTGACGCGCAAAAACGCATAA
- a CDS encoding pyridoxamine 5'-phosphate oxidase family protein, with amino-acid sequence MMRDPEKTIGNLIDKQGVSFIASISEDGFPNMKAMLPPRKRVGIQEFYFTTNTSSLRVAQYRANPNASIYFYDKRFFRGVMLIGHMEVLEDQSSKEMIWQEGDTRYYPAGVTDPDYCVLKFTAVSGRYYANFHSESFEVH; translated from the coding sequence ATGATGCGTGATCCCGAAAAAACGATTGGGAATCTTATTGACAAGCAAGGGGTTTCCTTCATCGCCTCCATCTCGGAGGACGGCTTTCCTAACATGAAGGCGATGCTCCCACCCCGCAAGCGGGTAGGAATCCAGGAGTTCTACTTCACAACCAACACGTCTTCCCTGCGGGTGGCGCAGTACCGGGCGAATCCCAACGCAAGTATTTACTTTTACGACAAGCGGTTTTTCCGTGGCGTCATGCTGATCGGCCACATGGAGGTATTGGAGGATCAATCCAGCAAGGAAATGATTTGGCAGGAGGGAGATACCAGGTATTATCCTGCGGGCGTGACCGACCCCGATTACTGCGTTCTGAAGTTCACGGCAGTCAGCGGGCGCTACTACGCAAACTTCCACTCGGAAAGCTTCGAGGTTCATTAA
- a CDS encoding DUF5131 family protein, giving the protein MAMWNPWRGCHKHSEGCKYCYIHKGDFKRRVDTNNVVKTGDFYAPIKKIASGEYKIKPGQTVYLCFSTDFLIEDADGWRDECWEMIRERSDLHFIFLTKRIERFEDCIPQNWGDGYDNVTVGCTVENQDRVDYRLSLFRELPIKHKNIICQPLIERVDLRPYLDDLELVVVGGESDKNARPLDYEWVLDIREQCAAARTHFEFRQCGTHFIKDGRMYTLRVRDLGSQARKAGINF; this is encoded by the coding sequence ATGGCGATGTGGAACCCGTGGCGCGGATGCCACAAACACAGTGAAGGCTGCAAGTACTGCTACATCCATAAGGGCGACTTTAAGCGCAGGGTGGATACGAACAACGTCGTGAAGACAGGCGATTTTTATGCTCCTATCAAGAAGATCGCTTCGGGCGAATACAAGATAAAACCGGGACAAACCGTCTATCTTTGCTTCTCGACCGATTTTTTGATCGAGGATGCCGATGGGTGGCGTGATGAGTGTTGGGAGATGATTCGGGAGCGCTCAGATTTGCATTTCATCTTCCTCACGAAACGCATCGAACGGTTCGAAGACTGCATCCCGCAGAATTGGGGCGACGGCTATGATAACGTGACCGTGGGGTGTACGGTCGAGAATCAGGATAGAGTCGATTATCGACTTTCCCTTTTCAGGGAGCTACCCATCAAACACAAGAATATTATCTGCCAGCCGCTGATCGAACGGGTTGACTTGCGTCCGTACCTTGACGACCTCGAATTGGTGGTGGTCGGCGGCGAGTCGGACAAGAATGCCCGTCCGCTTGATTACGAGTGGGTGCTCGACATACGCGAGCAATGCGCGGCTGCCAGAACCCACTTTGAATTCCGGCAGTGCGGGACGCACTTCATCAAGGACGGGAGAATGTACACGCTGCGCGTCCGCGATCTGGGCAGCCAGGCACGGAAAGCGGGGATCAATTTCTGA
- a CDS encoding DUF2812 domain-containing protein produces the protein MAALGWNLVDTNGVRYVFDQGEPGEYRYKLELLKSMPNVAESQRYLRFMEDAGIDQVASCGRWVYFRRRAEDGPFDLFSDLDSRVAHLRRIRRLFLTVLVVELLAVVLQIIAYGHIYSPDFKQVLGPVYFAIVIALVIITVALVVQTIRITRHIGRLKKERAIRE, from the coding sequence ATGGCCGCCCTCGGGTGGAACCTCGTCGACACCAACGGCGTGCGTTATGTGTTCGATCAGGGTGAGCCGGGGGAGTACCGCTACAAGCTCGAGTTGCTAAAAAGTATGCCGAATGTGGCGGAGAGCCAGCGCTATCTGCGCTTCATGGAAGATGCGGGCATCGATCAGGTGGCATCGTGCGGCCGCTGGGTCTACTTTCGTCGCCGCGCGGAGGATGGTCCTTTCGATCTGTTCTCCGATCTTGATTCGCGCGTCGCGCACCTGCGTCGCATCCGCAGGCTCTTTCTTACCGTGCTTGTCGTAGAACTGCTTGCGGTTGTGCTTCAGATCATCGCTTACGGCCATATCTACTCGCCCGATTTCAAGCAAGTGTTGGGGCCTGTGTACTTTGCTATTGTGATAGCTCTGGTTATTATCACGGTTGCGCTGGTCGTTCAAACCATCCGCATCACGCGCCACATCGGCCGCCTCAAGAAGGAGCGCGCGATCCGCGAGTGA
- a CDS encoding PadR family transcriptional regulator produces the protein MEPIALTEAVFYILLSLDEPLHGYGIMQNAEALSDGRVRLAAGTLYGVLGTLVEKGWIEEVPASGGGRKREYRITVAGRSVVEAELARLRELLENGERVVEGWSR, from the coding sequence ATGGAACCGATTGCGCTCACGGAAGCGGTGTTCTATATCCTCCTCTCGCTTGATGAGCCGCTGCATGGTTACGGCATCATGCAGAACGCTGAGGCGCTCAGCGACGGTCGCGTGCGCCTGGCAGCGGGTACGCTCTACGGCGTGCTCGGAACACTGGTGGAGAAGGGTTGGATCGAAGAGGTACCCGCAAGCGGCGGCGGGCGCAAGCGTGAGTACCGTATCACCGTCGCAGGTCGTAGCGTTGTTGAGGCTGAACTGGCTCGCTTGCGTGAGCTTTTGGAAAACGGGGAGCGCGTTGTGGAAGGATGGTCGCGATGA
- a CDS encoding helix-turn-helix domain-containing protein, with the protein MLAENIRARRMQAGLSQEQLAEQLQVSRQAVTKWETGAGIPDIENLRAIAALFGISIDELLGDASENTATCGHLHESVTEYDIDGEKRFDIAFAGAACVMIEGSDSEKVRVELASDTISDVQRVCKVKIDDIRKRIDIDVKRLEGLSETKAKEGLRITVRLPQRYVDEVELAGNAVSLVVRHLATERFEFTGKLSAMELDDVSGHVELNCNDDLDIRCTAFEGRLDVNQLSATSKLHISEGTPFESVVHGIGNCILYECAGAPCDDFSLHSDEAAACNTVIELNGMRSELTISTVMSGACAS; encoded by the coding sequence ATGTTGGCGGAAAATATTAGGGCACGACGTATGCAGGCAGGCTTGTCGCAGGAGCAGTTGGCTGAGCAGCTGCAGGTGTCGCGGCAAGCAGTGACGAAGTGGGAAACGGGCGCAGGAATCCCGGACATCGAGAACCTCAGGGCCATCGCGGCGCTGTTCGGTATCTCAATTGACGAGTTGCTGGGTGACGCGAGCGAGAACACTGCGACATGCGGTCATTTGCACGAGAGCGTGACCGAATACGATATTGACGGCGAGAAGCGTTTCGACATTGCCTTTGCAGGTGCTGCCTGCGTGATGATCGAAGGCAGCGACAGCGAGAAGGTGCGCGTTGAGCTGGCGTCCGACACCATTTCCGACGTGCAGCGCGTCTGCAAGGTGAAGATCGACGACATTCGCAAACGCATCGACATCGACGTGAAGCGACTTGAAGGGCTGTCGGAGACGAAGGCCAAAGAGGGGCTGCGCATCACCGTGCGCCTCCCCCAGCGCTACGTGGACGAAGTTGAGCTTGCCGGCAATGCGGTGTCCCTTGTCGTGCGGCACCTCGCGACCGAGCGTTTCGAGTTTACGGGCAAGCTAAGCGCAATGGAGCTAGACGATGTGTCGGGCCACGTCGAGCTGAACTGCAACGACGACCTGGACATTCGCTGCACTGCGTTCGAAGGACGCTTGGACGTGAACCAGCTCTCTGCTACCTCGAAGTTGCACATCTCGGAGGGCACACCCTTCGAAAGCGTCGTGCACGGTATTGGCAACTGCATCCTGTACGAATGCGCCGGCGCGCCCTGTGACGACTTCTCACTCCACAGTGACGAAGCCGCCGCATGCAACACCGTGATCGAGTTGAACGGCATGCGGAGCGAACTCACCATCAGTACTGTCATGTCGGGCGCGTGTGCTTCGTGA
- a CDS encoding CPBP family intramembrane glutamic endopeptidase, with amino-acid sequence MTTASPAAPKTPVVPYRYQPFRYYTIVFGLTWAFWIAAIFASASTNVVAEGSEDGAGLSLTLMFLGLCVPAVTSIVFVMASGSPELKRDLKRKLIGFHHIKPVVIVEAIALFGGIIAVSILASTLIGQPLSQFSFTEGFSFSIAGTSALLTILVASVIEEVGWRGYGEDAIAQYHPWFRESLIFGIVWACWHLPLFFIPGTYHAGLLDLGYGYTLNFLVSVVPLGFLTTWVYAKNNRSMLACIVFHLFVNFFQEKIALTPETKCIETAVITVAAVLVVLANRDLFFETRHVGGLLAYRADEAKGESESFLAREASMRHHKDTSQSEESHEETATP; translated from the coding sequence GTGACGACCGCAAGCCCCGCCGCTCCCAAGACTCCCGTCGTCCCCTATCGCTACCAGCCCTTCCGCTACTACACTATCGTGTTCGGCCTCACATGGGCGTTCTGGATCGCCGCCATCTTCGCGAGCGCAAGCACGAATGTAGTAGCGGAAGGCTCCGAAGACGGCGCAGGCCTGTCGCTCACGCTCATGTTCCTCGGCCTGTGCGTACCGGCTGTTACCTCTATCGTTTTCGTCATGGCGTCTGGTAGCCCGGAGCTCAAACGTGACCTCAAGCGCAAACTTATCGGCTTCCACCACATCAAACCCGTCGTCATCGTCGAGGCCATCGCGCTGTTCGGAGGGATCATCGCGGTGTCCATTCTCGCATCGACGCTGATAGGGCAGCCGCTTTCGCAGTTCTCGTTCACGGAGGGATTCTCGTTTTCCATCGCGGGCACCTCAGCGCTGCTGACCATACTCGTGGCTTCGGTAATCGAGGAAGTGGGTTGGCGCGGCTACGGCGAGGACGCCATCGCGCAGTACCATCCATGGTTTCGCGAGTCGCTCATCTTCGGCATCGTGTGGGCGTGCTGGCACCTGCCGCTGTTCTTCATTCCCGGCACCTACCATGCAGGGCTGCTTGATCTCGGGTACGGCTACACGCTAAACTTCCTGGTCAGCGTCGTGCCGCTCGGGTTTCTCACCACCTGGGTCTACGCGAAGAACAACCGCAGCATGCTCGCGTGCATCGTGTTTCACCTGTTCGTGAACTTCTTCCAAGAGAAGATCGCACTCACCCCGGAGACGAAATGCATCGAGACGGCAGTAATCACGGTGGCGGCGGTGCTCGTGGTGCTGGCGAACCGCGACCTGTTCTTTGAGACGCGCCATGTGGGCGGGTTGCTTGCGTACCGCGCGGACGAAGCAAAGGGCGAATCGGAATCGTTTCTTGCACGCGAGGCGTCCATGAGGCACCATAAGGACACGTCGCAATCGGAGGAGTCCCATGAAGAAACTGCCACCCCTTGA